DNA from Drosophila suzukii chromosome 2R, CBGP_Dsuzu_IsoJpt1.0, whole genome shotgun sequence:
TTGCTGCTAAGTGGCCATAAAACTGCCAGCCAGGACAGCTATATTTCCACCACACCAGCTTTTTCCCCATTTGCCGTTTCGCTGGAAAACGATTTCCCACTTCCATTGTCATTGGCGGCAAGTGCACGAAAATTAGCTGGCACTGGATGCTTGACAATAAAATTGACATTCGCATCGACATCGAGTTCGAGTTCGCAGTGCCACCCTCCGCTTTTCCCAAGTGAATAATGCAATTCGTTTTTCACTGTTCCTGCCCtgccctgccacgccccctcgtTCGCCCTTTATTGTTTGCCGTTTTGCGTTCTGTTTTTTAATCGATTGATTGAAATGTTTGCTGCAAATTGATTGATGGCATGCAGCCAGCCATTTTCCCATACGAGTCTGTGTATGGTGGCCATATGCCATAGCAGGgaatatgtttattttaaattgataTAGCCATCGAGTGACAGTTGAGTGCGAGGAAcaagaaaatgcaaaaaacaAACTGCAGAGATACCTCAAGTGTCTTTAAATTTCAATGTGCGAGGTCGAGTATCCATAAATAACCACTCTGTGATTGCAGGGCATTCGTCAGTCGCGTTGCCTCACATAAATGGGTGTATGTTTTAGGTTTACTTTTCTTGCATTACTGGATTTGTAAGGAGATTTGACATGTTAAAAACTTGATTGATTGATTCGCTTAACTCAAACACACGCTGCTACATTTTCTCACCCATACTAGCAAGTACGGATATGTCTATATTTAGGGAGGCAGCCCCAGAGCTTACGGCTTGTCTTACACGCCACTTACAAGCTGACTTGTGGGGCAATTTATCAAGAGTCCGGAACAGGGGGAAATTTAAGTAATTACTTACCGATCCACAGCAATGGCCACCAGATGCAAAATCGAGGCTGTGCAGCAGAGGACATCGCACGAGGTCCAGATATCGCAAAGTTCGGGGCCGAGTATCCAACCTTGGCTGATCTGTGAGCATGAATAGAAAAGGGGGGTCATAAAGCTGGTTAGCCAAATAGACAATAAAAGTTGATGGCTTATTAAATTTGATGCTCCCCAAGCATGAAGTGTAAAATGTAATGGCTTCTAATAACAAAGCAAACAAGGGTTGCAAGGCTTTATAAAGGGTCAACTTTCCAGCGATGGGTTCAAAGTCGAAAAGCAACCATGGAGAGTCGATTCTTTGTACGGAACTTTGTTCTTTTTGGCCTCATAGCCAGCAGTCAACTTCAGATAGTAGTCAAAGAAGTGGAGAACAACTTGGACAACGAAATTAATTCCTTATTTCAAATGATCAAGACATTGAAGGCGTACTTGGGATTTTACTGTGTGATCACTTATACAGGCAAAGTCGATTTGAGTTCCTCGTTCCAACAGCGCCTAATGGAAGCATTTCCATTGCCAATTTATAACGTTGGATCGGATCTGGGACCGGTTAATCACCACTACCTAAGTGCGCAGAACATGGCTGTTGCCCTTTTTACTGGCCTAGATGATCCCACTCTGGCAGCTCTCGATGACCCAGAACTTCGCTTTGGCAGGGTGTTTTTGATCCTTATTTATGCTCCACCGCCGAATGCAAAAAAGACCATCAATGCGGACTTTATTCATGAATTATTCAGCTGGTGCTGGGATCGGTCGCTAGATCGCACAGCTCTCATTGGTCAGGGCAAGTACGAGACAGAATTATGGTCCTTTTATCGTTTGGGAAAACTACGCCCATTTCAAACTGCCAACCCTCAAATGTTTTTGTATACCCTTCGAAGAGATGACTACAGGTTTATACTTCAAGCTGTTAATGATCCTCCAACTATTTTTTGGGTGAGTTCGATTCTTAGCAGGTGAAGATTTTTAAGGCTAAAgatatttttgatttgaagCATCAGCCAAGAACATCAGTTCGGTtgatattttgtatttaaatatataactcataaaaatgtattacaaTTCGGACATTAAATCGTAGAGCTGCCATAAGAACGATTGGTAAATTTAAGGcaaaaatttttacaaaatcattccaataataatttaatttatccAACTTTCCGTTTTATCTTTGTTGAATACAAATTTACATTTCACTTGCAGTACAACTCGTCGGAACAAGCAGATGTGACCAACGGTGGCAATATTAGTTTGTCCGGCCCCATTGGACTGATGATGGTGAACTTCATGCGCTACCTTAATGTGACCATGGAAATCATTCCGGTTCCAGGACAACAGACATCTCAGTACGAGATCTTTCACCAAGCAGATGATCGCAGAGTCGACGTGGTGGCCAATATGGTGGACGACGACAATCTCGATTTCAGTCCCGTGCTGACGGACTCCAGACTGTGTGTGTTGGTGTCCAACCGGAGGACTATTCCCGTGAGCAGATACATAGACAGAGTGGTAAGCCCCGGCGTCCACCAAATTACGTTCCTTACGAGCTGTGTCATATTCATGATCAAGTACTTGTCCCACGGCCGTCGATCGCTTTCGGACCCGTTCTTCAACACCCTTCGATTTTACCTGGCTTTCCCGCTGGCCGACTTCCACTTGAATCGATTGCCTATAGCGGATAAGTTCATAGAagtgttttcatttttttttatcagtcTTATAGTCAGTTCGATTACATCAATGTTGTCCACCGTCTTTACAACGGGCATTTTCGAGCCTGCGATCACAAACGCAGAGACATTGCGAGCCAGTGGTCTAAAGATAATGACAGACGATCCAACAATACCGCCGGCTTTTAACGATGATATTTTACCGAGCTCACTGGCGGACCGGGTGATTCTTGTGGATTTGGCCACCATGTTCCACCACATTATCTCCCTGAACGACAGTTACGcctacgtggtgaaaacgccCAATTGGCATTCATTTCGACTTTATCAGCAGCGCATGAAGTCCGAGACCCTAAGGATTGTTGGTGGAGAACTCTGCTCCAAGAGCCGACCCATGCGAATGCCCATCAATCCCAGATCGCCAATAAGGTTCTTTTTTGTATATTATTACGAAAAGGTTTTAGAGTCAGGTCTCACACAGAAGTGGGTCCAGATGGGTTTTCAAAAGTTCCGAGAAATAAAGAGTTTACAAAAATTGCCCATAGACGATGATATGATTTCAAGACCGCTGACaattgaattttttaaatcttttatACTGCTTTACATATGTGGAACAGCTTTCAGCACATTGGTATTCATTATCGAGCTATTTTTAAACAGATATAAACACtagaattttaaaaaccatGTAACCCCTAAGGTTTGTTGGTTTAGTTATTATGATGTTTGAATACCTATAACTTTTTGTATCTTGTATATCTATCTCTTTATCTATTAAGGGTTCTGTAATGTTCGCTCTTGTAAAAAAgcct
Protein-coding regions in this window:
- the Ir56a gene encoding uncharacterized protein Ir56a, producing the protein MESRFFVRNFVLFGLIASSQLQIVVKEVENNLDNEINSLFQMIKTLKAYLGFYCVITYTGKVDLSSSFQQRLMEAFPLPIYNVGSDLGPVNHHYLSAQNMAVALFTGLDDPTLAALDDPELRFGRVFLILIYAPPPNAKKTINADFIHELFSWCWDRSLDRTALIGQGKYETELWSFYRLGKLRPFQTANPQMFLYTLRRDDYRFILQAVNDPPTIFWYNSSEQADVTNGGNISLSGPIGLMMVNFMRYLNVTMEIIPVPGQQTSQYEIFHQADDRRVDVVANMVDDDNLDFSPVLTDSRLCVLVSNRRTIPVSRYIDRVVSPGVHQITFLTSCVIFMIKYLSHGRRSLSDPFFNTLRFYLAFPLADFHLNRLPIADKFIEVFSFFFISLIVSSITSMLSTVFTTGIFEPAITNAETLRASGLKIMTDDPTIPPAFNDDILPSSLADRVILVDLATMFHHIISLNDSYAYVVKTPNWHSFRLYQQRMKSETLRIVGGELCSKSRPMRMPINPRSPIRFFFVYYYEKVLESGLTQKWVQMGFQKFREIKSLQKLPIDDDMISRPLTIEFFKSFILLYICGTAFSTLVFIIELFLNRYKH